One region of Mucilaginibacter gotjawali genomic DNA includes:
- a CDS encoding Crp/Fnr family transcriptional regulator: MSLSGIFPIERWNFTTQSILNVLSDEDFNYLVSHQSDQEYHKGEVIFREGTVPAGIFIVKKGKVKKYKTDRGGKEQIIYVANEGELIGYHAVLSGERYPDSAAALETSLLSFIPAEDFMEVLNRSPNFTHRLLKALSHEFTVLTNSISVFAQRTATERLAIALIVLREKFKDVNSGNKDTDLNISRADLANMAGIAQENVIRLLKEFKDEGILSTEGRKIRILDIQSLVKKSNYR; the protein is encoded by the coding sequence ATGAGCTTATCAGGAATATTCCCGATCGAACGATGGAACTTTACCACACAATCTATCCTGAATGTGCTGTCGGACGAGGACTTTAATTACCTGGTGAGCCACCAAAGCGACCAGGAATATCATAAAGGCGAAGTGATCTTCAGGGAAGGCACTGTTCCGGCGGGGATCTTTATCGTAAAAAAAGGAAAAGTTAAAAAATACAAAACGGACCGCGGCGGTAAGGAACAGATCATTTATGTGGCTAACGAAGGGGAACTGATAGGTTACCATGCAGTATTGTCGGGCGAGCGGTACCCCGATTCGGCGGCTGCCCTTGAAACGTCTCTGCTTAGTTTTATACCTGCAGAAGATTTTATGGAGGTACTGAACCGTTCACCTAATTTTACCCACCGTTTGCTGAAAGCGCTGAGCCACGAGTTTACTGTGCTCACTAACAGTATATCCGTATTTGCGCAGCGGACTGCCACCGAAAGGCTGGCCATTGCGCTGATCGTATTGCGCGAAAAATTTAAGGATGTGAACAGCGGGAACAAAGACACCGACCTTAATATTTCCCGCGCCGACCTGGCCAATATGGCCGGCATAGCCCAGGAAAACGTGATCCGGCTGTTAAAAGAATTTAAAGATGAAGGCATCCTCAGTACCGAGGGCCGCAAAATCAGGATCCTCGATATCCAGTCGCTGGTTAAAAAATCAAATTACAGGTAG
- a CDS encoding class I SAM-dependent methyltransferase → MTKIYPYTDFPPRPDEQLNRKLTLVSDEKDTNAALFQNDAAFDWMYPEHFQLISLKQWTPIAVARKAAEFLAEPGARVLDIGSGIGKFCLTAGYHYPETTFHGVEQREELVYFAEEARQYTALDNVSFMNANITQLDFNQFDHFYFYNSFYENIDPDNSIDDTIATSFSLYSYYTQYLYKKLAEKPSGTRLVTFHCFDDVIPLDYCLVNTSYDTLLRMWIKR, encoded by the coding sequence GTGACCAAAATTTACCCATATACTGATTTCCCGCCGCGGCCGGATGAGCAATTAAACAGGAAACTAACCCTGGTATCTGACGAGAAAGATACCAACGCTGCGCTTTTTCAAAATGATGCCGCGTTTGACTGGATGTACCCGGAACATTTTCAATTAATATCACTTAAACAGTGGACACCCATAGCCGTTGCCCGCAAAGCTGCCGAGTTTTTAGCCGAACCAGGAGCAAGGGTTTTGGATATTGGCAGCGGGATCGGCAAGTTTTGCCTTACTGCGGGTTACCATTATCCCGAAACTACTTTCCATGGGGTGGAGCAAAGAGAGGAGCTGGTTTATTTTGCTGAAGAGGCGAGACAATATACCGCGTTGGACAATGTGAGTTTTATGAATGCGAATATCACCCAGCTGGATTTCAACCAGTTTGATCATTTTTATTTTTATAACTCATTTTATGAAAATATCGATCCCGATAATAGCATTGACGATACAATAGCCACTTCTTTTAGTTTGTATAGCTATTATACGCAGTACCTTTATAAGAAATTAGCCGAAAAGCCATCCGGAACGCGCCTGGTTACTTTTCATTGTTTTGATGACGTTATACCCCTTGATTACTGCCTGGTCAATACTTCCTACGATACTTTGCTGAGAATGTGGATTAAAAGATAA
- a CDS encoding STAS domain-containing protein, which produces MFFGAAYKFKDTMRVIEYPAPVLIIRMRHVPVIDATGIRVLREVHEEIKRRGSKLILSEVTSEQVMTELRKARLVFHIGKANVTDTFEKAMTRTNEILLEKKQDKAGG; this is translated from the coding sequence ATGTTTTTCGGGGCGGCCTACAAATTTAAGGACACCATGCGGGTAATTGAATATCCCGCGCCGGTGCTCATTATCCGGATGCGCCACGTTCCGGTAATTGATGCGACCGGAATCCGCGTTTTGCGCGAAGTGCACGAAGAAATAAAAAGGCGTGGGAGTAAACTTATTTTATCTGAAGTAACCAGCGAACAGGTGATGACCGAATTGCGAAAGGCACGTCTCGTGTTTCATATTGGCAAAGCGAATGTTACCGATACTTTTGAAAAGGCAATGACCAGGACAAATGAAATTTTGCTGGAGAAAAAACAAGATAAGGCAGGCGGGTAA
- a CDS encoding serine hydrolase domain-containing protein: MKKTPASLVILLILALFFSCSKHSTPTPVQKDIKLYFPPVTGTDWQTATPSSLGWDDTGLNNLYPYLQSKGTKAFIILKDGKIITEKYFGTFTADSIWYWASAGKTMTGFLVGIAQQEKLLDINDASSKYLGTGWTSEPLAKENLITIKNQLTMTTGLDDGVADPDCALPGCLVYKADAGTRWAYHNAAYTLLDGVIANATKVSFNTYFQQKIRNVIGMNGTWVKTPNSNNIYYSNARSMARFGLLLLNKGTWDQTVILSDTNYLKSQVNTSQNLNLSYGYLTWLNGKASSMEPQSQVVFPHDIIPNAPADLFAALGKNDQKIYVVPSQRLVIIRMGNTAGGVNLAGSDFDNELWGKLKAIIKF; encoded by the coding sequence ATGAAAAAAACACCCGCTAGCCTCGTCATTCTTCTAATTTTAGCCTTATTTTTCAGCTGCAGTAAACACAGCACACCAACCCCGGTTCAAAAGGATATTAAACTTTATTTTCCGCCGGTTACCGGTACCGACTGGCAAACGGCTACCCCATCATCCCTTGGCTGGGACGACACCGGGTTAAACAACCTTTACCCCTACCTGCAAAGCAAAGGCACAAAGGCCTTTATCATTTTGAAAGACGGAAAAATTATAACGGAAAAATACTTCGGGACGTTTACGGCTGACAGCATTTGGTATTGGGCGTCGGCAGGCAAAACAATGACCGGCTTTTTAGTTGGAATAGCGCAACAGGAAAAATTGCTTGATATCAATGATGCAAGTTCCAAATATTTAGGCACCGGCTGGACCTCGGAGCCACTGGCGAAAGAAAACCTGATCACCATAAAAAATCAACTGACGATGACTACCGGCCTGGATGACGGCGTGGCCGACCCTGATTGCGCGCTACCGGGCTGCCTGGTTTACAAGGCTGACGCCGGAACGCGCTGGGCCTATCACAATGCGGCCTATACCCTATTGGATGGCGTTATTGCCAATGCGACAAAAGTTTCCTTTAATACCTATTTTCAGCAAAAAATAAGGAATGTGATCGGTATGAATGGCACCTGGGTGAAAACGCCAAATTCAAATAATATTTACTACAGCAATGCACGCAGCATGGCCAGGTTTGGCTTGTTGCTATTGAACAAAGGTACCTGGGATCAAACGGTGATATTAAGCGATACCAATTATTTAAAAAGCCAGGTAAATACATCGCAAAATTTAAACCTGAGCTATGGTTATTTAACCTGGCTCAACGGAAAAGCCAGCAGTATGGAACCACAATCGCAGGTGGTATTTCCGCATGATATAATCCCGAACGCACCTGCTGACCTTTTTGCGGCATTGGGTAAAAATGACCAGAAAATTTACGTGGTGCCTTCGCAAAGGCTGGTGATCATCCGCATGGGCAACACAGCCGGAGGAGTTAATTTAGCCGGGTCCGATTTCGACAACGAGCTTTGGGGAAAACTGAAGGCCATCATTAAATTTTAG
- a CDS encoding VOC family protein, with protein sequence MKAVNITLTFNSQAEAAFNFYRSVFGGEFIHLQRLKDMPSPNPMSAEEGEKILHIALPVGSAVLAGMDIPQGRPESIAGTNFMVTLDTSSEEETQQLFEGLSEGGFVMMPPDHQFWGAYFAMFTDKFGIQWMLSYVADK encoded by the coding sequence ATGAAAGCAGTAAATATCACCCTAACTTTTAATAGCCAGGCGGAAGCAGCCTTTAACTTTTACAGGTCGGTTTTTGGCGGGGAATTTATTCATCTGCAGCGCCTGAAGGATATGCCCAGCCCAAATCCGATGTCTGCCGAAGAAGGCGAAAAAATCCTCCATATTGCTTTACCTGTCGGTAGTGCAGTTTTAGCCGGGATGGATATCCCGCAGGGGAGGCCTGAGTCTATCGCCGGAACAAATTTTATGGTGACACTGGATACCAGCAGCGAAGAAGAAACGCAGCAATTATTTGAAGGTCTGTCTGAAGGCGGTTTTGTAATGATGCCGCCGGACCACCAGTTTTGGGGAGCCTATTTCGCCATGTTTACTGATAAATTCGGTATACAATGGATGCTGAGCTATGTAGCGGATAAATAA
- a CDS encoding LiaF domain-containing protein, whose translation MTNTAAFFANPTDCIDSNTLFGEVKKIIISKDFKGGKINNVFGKTELDFTNADIQGLAVLDISETFGETVIIVPEDWRVETDQTLIMATFEDNRQAGVQKINPNKVLIITGCSIFASIKIIRRLY comes from the coding sequence ATGACAAACACAGCAGCATTCTTCGCCAACCCAACAGATTGTATCGACTCAAATACGCTATTCGGTGAGGTTAAAAAAATTATTATCTCCAAAGACTTTAAAGGGGGTAAAATAAATAACGTTTTTGGCAAAACCGAACTGGATTTTACCAACGCCGATATACAGGGCCTGGCTGTTTTGGATATATCTGAAACCTTCGGAGAAACGGTCATCATTGTTCCGGAAGACTGGCGGGTGGAGACTGATCAAACGCTCATCATGGCAACCTTTGAAGATAACCGTCAGGCCGGCGTTCAGAAAATAAACCCCAATAAAGTGCTGATCATTACCGGCTGTTCCATATTTGCCAGCATCAAAATTATACGCAGGCTGTATTGA
- a CDS encoding FG-GAP-like repeat-containing protein: MRLKLVLLILVFSGLNTLAQVPVITSFSPASGPVGSTVTIVGNNFNTTPSANVVYFGAAKATVTSATKSQLTVTVPSGADYRPISALNTATALTGYAQIPFVTTFAGAHKISTSEFDPYVRFASGIIPTSAILTDLDQDGKPDLVVGNTNSSSIAIYSNTSVKGTIDSNSFAGKIDISVGQLFPVAVVAGDLDGDGKPDLVVSYEGYNGMVFGVFRNTSTTGNISFAAAVNYTLTGQPSSLTIADIDGDGKPDLVALTTNSSKINTLTVFKNTSTPGVITGNSFANSVDIIANTSATALTVGDMDSDGKPDIILLSTSGNTISLLRNISATGTISFAAKVDFATSVTPIGIAIGDLDGDGKPDLAVSNTVTGTISVYLNKSQSGNFTASSLAPKVDFATSNSPTLLNIADMDGDGKPDILAVNGSEGSISMFHNRATTGVINATSFDVKIDMPAQDAKQVPALLDSFCLGDIDGDGKPDMIVVTDYVAVYHNNPQFVPVITGISPASAQVGATVSIAGKNFNTTAASNIVYFGPVKAKVSSASATQLNVTVPAGASFGPISVLNSDSKLTGYSATAFIPTFASKHSISSLDFDPKADLPVSGQVSGISFSDVDGDGKPDMVVANLNKGYFYASVYRNISTSGSIGTSSFAPNADFITKGAPGPIILEDINGDGKPDMMVLNKNNGTVSYLQNQCVPGTIAFGPLVDVGGASYPVDLNTTDLDGDGRPDLLVISPETYSTTALQITHNISSGGKIAFDRSIIYDTGKQHQAICVGDIDGDGRPDVILGNTDNTLSILQNNSVNGNIILAAAIDIPAASGSVAFIKLTDINGDGKPDLVVGYHEANNTQSNVISVFRNISTTGTISASSFAAKVDIATGTSSGEAIIADMDGDGKPDIVVTDAVISVLLNNSTGSNITFSSKTDLLSGITTTLNLYSPEYINVCDVDGDGKPDIVYHDLSTSTVGALHYNPQPAVMAVAPPAITSFSPDTAKNGSNITISGSNFNGSATANTVYLGTAKAKVISATASQLTVQVPTGSTYFPVSVINTSNGLSAASAVPFINTFQSNGIIDTSVFKPNTSPSTGWTPAAPAIGDLDGDGKPDLVYAQSPGNNPTISILPNISTDTGKTFVFKPEIDYLLLSYANDLKLLDFDGDGKLDILVTYYGQQNYSFSVFRNTSSPGNISFAPQLEIPFSAMYLAAGDLNGDGKPDIVAMNSQFNQASLDYRAFVYKNTSVPGKISFGDPVIFGTNGAGPLSITDIDGDAKPDLVVSNTSLNTVTVLRNISANGGFEFAGAVDFTTAAGSSILKTGDLDGDGKPDIVTSDNFKTANISVLRNTSSPGKISFQNHTEFIAGDDIRNITIGDVNGDGKPELLTANLASGNISILQNKSTTGKIAFAAKTDFTPVLGPAYLSLGDLNGDGKPDLAVAYDYSTTSANSYGLTILKNKIKTVPVPTITANGPLAFLQGGSVLLSANPSTGYTYQWAKGGVSIPSATKPTFTATATGAYTVSISLNGETETSDSVKVDAAFKLPADNFKLSVTSATCKGSNNGMVNINAVQLLNYTATITGNGINAAKAFTDTLTFNNLPAGSYSVCITVAGHSDYQQCFDAVVSEPKDLSLYSTVNEAANNVNLVLDGGERYNINLNGVVYTTTNSAITLPLTAGNNVLTVTTDKLCQGTISRIISISGKINPYPVPFQNVLNLNLGNANIGNVTVEIHNTTDGKLVYSKQYNNQSGVIQLDVSALGNGIYALHLSMDKSEKIFKIIKK; encoded by the coding sequence ATGCGTCTTAAACTTGTATTGCTAATTCTCGTTTTTTCCGGCTTAAATACACTGGCCCAGGTGCCTGTAATTACTTCCTTCTCGCCAGCTTCGGGGCCGGTGGGTAGTACCGTAACAATTGTTGGCAATAACTTTAACACTACTCCTTCCGCCAACGTTGTATATTTTGGGGCGGCCAAAGCAACGGTTACATCAGCTACAAAAAGCCAGCTTACTGTTACCGTACCCAGTGGCGCGGATTACAGGCCAATTTCTGCTTTAAATACAGCAACGGCGTTAACAGGTTATGCTCAAATTCCATTTGTTACTACGTTTGCAGGAGCCCATAAGATCTCTACTTCTGAATTTGACCCTTACGTGCGCTTTGCATCCGGCATTATACCCACTTCAGCAATTCTTACTGACCTTGACCAGGATGGAAAGCCCGATTTGGTGGTTGGAAATACCAATAGTTCCTCAATTGCTATTTACAGTAATACTTCGGTAAAAGGGACGATCGACAGCAACTCTTTTGCGGGAAAAATCGATATTTCAGTCGGTCAGCTATTCCCGGTGGCTGTTGTGGCCGGAGATCTTGACGGCGATGGTAAACCCGATCTGGTCGTTTCCTACGAGGGGTATAACGGGATGGTTTTCGGCGTATTTCGTAATACTTCAACAACCGGCAACATCTCCTTTGCAGCCGCGGTAAATTACACTTTAACAGGTCAGCCCAGCTCATTAACGATTGCTGACATTGATGGCGATGGCAAGCCCGATCTGGTTGCACTTACCACCAATAGCTCAAAAATAAACACACTAACGGTTTTCAAAAATACGTCAACTCCAGGGGTAATCACCGGTAACTCCTTTGCCAACAGTGTTGATATCATTGCCAATACCTCCGCCACTGCGCTAACCGTCGGCGATATGGATAGTGACGGAAAACCTGACATCATACTGCTAAGTACTTCCGGCAATACCATTTCGCTGCTGCGTAATATTTCTGCCACCGGAACGATCTCGTTTGCAGCCAAAGTTGATTTCGCAACAAGTGTTACGCCCATTGGCATCGCAATCGGCGATTTGGATGGCGATGGTAAGCCCGACCTTGCGGTGAGCAATACCGTAACCGGAACTATATCTGTTTACTTAAATAAATCGCAAAGCGGCAATTTTACAGCATCATCGCTGGCGCCAAAGGTCGATTTCGCTACATCAAATTCGCCAACCCTGTTAAATATTGCAGATATGGACGGGGATGGCAAACCTGATATTTTAGCAGTTAATGGCTCTGAAGGATCAATATCGATGTTTCACAACAGGGCCACTACCGGCGTTATCAATGCAACGTCCTTTGATGTGAAAATTGATATGCCGGCACAGGACGCAAAACAGGTACCGGCATTGCTTGATTCTTTTTGTTTGGGAGATATTGATGGCGACGGCAAACCCGATATGATCGTAGTTACCGATTATGTGGCCGTTTATCATAACAATCCTCAGTTCGTCCCTGTAATTACCGGCATCAGCCCTGCCAGTGCGCAGGTGGGTGCCACAGTAAGCATTGCCGGAAAAAACTTTAATACAACCGCAGCCAGCAATATTGTTTATTTCGGACCGGTAAAGGCTAAAGTAAGCAGCGCTTCGGCAACGCAGCTAAACGTAACTGTCCCGGCAGGTGCGTCATTTGGCCCCATTTCAGTTTTAAATTCCGATTCAAAACTCACCGGTTATTCCGCAACGGCTTTTATTCCAACATTTGCTTCAAAGCATTCCATCAGTTCACTGGATTTTGATCCTAAAGCCGACTTGCCTGTTTCCGGGCAGGTTTCGGGAATAAGTTTTTCCGACGTCGATGGCGACGGCAAGCCTGATATGGTGGTCGCAAATCTTAACAAGGGCTATTTTTATGCATCCGTGTACAGAAATATTTCGACGTCCGGGAGTATCGGCACATCTTCATTTGCACCAAATGCCGATTTTATAACGAAAGGAGCGCCTGGCCCAATTATTTTAGAGGATATAAATGGCGACGGCAAGCCGGATATGATGGTGCTGAATAAAAACAATGGCACCGTGTCCTATCTGCAAAATCAGTGCGTTCCGGGCACAATTGCTTTCGGGCCGCTGGTTGATGTGGGAGGCGCAAGCTATCCGGTTGATTTGAACACTACTGATTTAGACGGCGATGGCAGGCCTGACCTTTTGGTGATATCCCCTGAAACTTATAGTACCACCGCGCTGCAAATAACACATAATATTTCATCCGGAGGAAAAATCGCCTTCGACCGGTCAATTATTTATGATACCGGCAAACAACACCAGGCCATTTGCGTGGGTGATATTGACGGGGACGGCAGGCCCGACGTTATATTGGGCAATACCGATAACACGCTTTCCATACTTCAAAACAACTCCGTTAACGGGAATATCATCTTAGCCGCTGCCATTGATATACCAGCGGCAAGCGGTTCGGTTGCATTTATAAAATTAACAGATATTAATGGCGACGGTAAACCCGATCTGGTCGTGGGGTATCATGAAGCCAACAATACCCAAAGCAATGTTATATCCGTTTTTCGTAACATTTCAACTACCGGCACCATCAGCGCGTCATCGTTTGCCGCTAAAGTGGATATTGCCACGGGAACCTCATCAGGAGAGGCAATCATCGCTGATATGGATGGCGACGGCAAGCCGGATATAGTAGTTACTGATGCGGTAATTTCGGTATTGCTGAATAACTCAACCGGAAGCAATATTACATTTAGTTCAAAAACAGATCTTTTGTCAGGGATAACGACCACTTTAAATCTCTATTCGCCTGAATACATAAATGTTTGCGACGTTGACGGCGACGGGAAGCCGGATATTGTATACCATGATCTTTCTACAAGTACGGTTGGTGCGCTGCATTATAACCCTCAACCTGCTGTTATGGCCGTAGCCCCGCCGGCTATTACCTCTTTTAGCCCTGATACGGCCAAAAATGGCTCAAACATTACCATCAGCGGTTCAAATTTTAATGGCAGCGCAACTGCAAACACTGTGTACTTAGGCACTGCTAAAGCAAAGGTGATATCGGCAACAGCCTCCCAGCTTACTGTCCAGGTTCCAACGGGATCCACCTATTTCCCTGTATCTGTAATCAACACATCCAATGGGCTTTCGGCAGCATCTGCTGTACCGTTCATCAATACATTTCAAAGTAACGGGATCATTGATACCTCGGTGTTTAAACCAAACACGTCCCCTTCAACCGGGTGGACCCCTGCGGCACCTGCAATAGGCGACCTGGATGGCGATGGAAAACCAGATTTAGTATACGCGCAAAGCCCCGGTAATAACCCCACGATCTCCATTTTGCCCAATATTTCCACCGATACCGGTAAAACGTTCGTCTTTAAACCCGAAATTGATTACCTGCTTTTAAGCTACGCAAATGACTTAAAATTACTTGATTTTGACGGGGACGGGAAGCTGGATATCCTGGTAACCTATTACGGGCAACAAAATTACAGTTTCTCTGTATTCAGAAACACTTCCTCTCCCGGAAATATTTCCTTTGCGCCCCAGCTGGAAATTCCGTTTTCGGCCATGTACCTTGCTGCCGGCGATTTGAACGGAGATGGGAAGCCTGACATTGTGGCGATGAACAGCCAGTTTAACCAGGCCAGCCTGGATTACAGGGCCTTTGTTTATAAAAACACTTCGGTACCCGGAAAGATTTCGTTCGGTGACCCGGTTATTTTTGGCACAAACGGCGCCGGGCCATTAAGTATTACCGATATTGACGGGGATGCCAAACCTGACCTTGTGGTGTCAAATACGAGCCTTAATACGGTTACGGTTTTGCGAAACATATCAGCCAATGGCGGTTTTGAATTTGCTGGCGCCGTTGATTTTACTACGGCTGCAGGTTCATCCATATTAAAAACCGGCGACCTGGACGGGGATGGAAAACCGGACATTGTTACAAGTGATAATTTTAAAACGGCAAACATTTCTGTATTGCGTAATACTTCATCGCCAGGGAAAATTTCATTCCAAAATCATACTGAGTTTATTGCAGGCGACGATATCAGGAACATAACTATTGGAGATGTAAATGGCGATGGAAAACCTGAACTTTTAACGGCCAACCTGGCCAGCGGCAATATTTCCATATTGCAGAATAAATCCACGACCGGCAAAATTGCTTTTGCTGCAAAGACAGATTTCACACCGGTATTGGGTCCGGCGTATTTAAGTTTAGGAGATTTAAACGGCGATGGAAAACCTGACCTGGCCGTTGCCTATGATTATTCAACTACTTCAGCTAACTCGTACGGGCTAACCATATTAAAAAATAAAATAAAAACGGTGCCTGTACCCACCATAACAGCCAATGGCCCGCTTGCATTTTTACAGGGAGGGTCGGTGTTGCTTAGCGCCAATCCTTCAACCGGCTACACCTATCAATGGGCAAAAGGAGGCGTCAGTATTCCGTCAGCCACCAAGCCAACGTTTACGGCTACAGCCACCGGCGCTTATACGGTGAGCATTTCCTTAAATGGTGAAACGGAAACGTCTGACAGTGTTAAGGTAGACGCGGCATTTAAACTACCTGCAGATAACTTTAAGCTGAGCGTAACAAGCGCCACCTGCAAAGGAAGCAATAACGGCATGGTGAATATAAACGCGGTACAGCTGCTGAATTATACGGCAACGATTACCGGAAACGGCATCAACGCGGCTAAGGCATTTACGGATACGCTTACGTTTAATAATTTGCCTGCCGGTAGTTATTCTGTTTGTATAACTGTTGCCGGGCACAGCGATTACCAGCAGTGTTTTGATGCTGTGGTATCAGAACCTAAGGACTTGTCGCTATATTCAACCGTTAATGAAGCGGCTAACAACGTAAACCTGGTGTTAGATGGCGGCGAAAGGTATAATATAAATTTGAATGGGGTAGTATACACTACCACCAACAGTGCCATCACGCTACCGCTTACAGCAGGCAATAATGTGCTGACGGTAACTACCGACAAGCTGTGCCAGGGTACTATCAGTAGAATAATCAGTATTTCGGGCAAGATAAACCCTTACCCGGTGCCTTTCCAAAATGTTTTGAATTTGAACCTGGGCAATGCAAACATTGGCAATGTAACGGTAGAAATTCATAATACAACCGACGGCAAACTGGTTTATTCAAAACAATATAATAATCAATCAGGGGTAATACAGTTGGATGTATCTGCTTTAGGCAATGGCATCTATGCATTGCACCTCTCCATGGACAAATCCGAAAAGATTTTTAAGATAATTAAGAAATGA
- a CDS encoding DUF6377 domain-containing protein, protein MKSVCRLFIFLTGICTLSRAYAVSSEDSLLNRLDAVLAHKEDFVNKKLSRINAIKHELNGVAGAGGKYQVYQKLFDEYKAFSYDSAYSYSKKLMAIATQLNDPLKIAKAKMDLGFTFISSGMFKETLETLNQIDVSLFPDSSKIQYYFLKARSYFDLSDFDRNSDYTSIYNPKGISCIDSGLRICKPGGYEYLELEGLKELRTQKNDAGLGTYVSLLKLHHLTPHDFAVNACCLSYIYEIKGQHGKSLELLIEAAISDIQSATKETVAIYNLADILFKNGDIDHSYVYIKQAMDDATFYGALQRQVKISSILPIIEAQWISQIEHQKKLLYTYSFIITLLVIFVLVFAWIIFKQLKKLRVADELIKAANITLQENNRALEELNRNLSTANKIKNEYIGYYFNINSIYIEKLENFQKSIDKKLSSKRYDDALATVKNLNLENERLQLFHTFDKVFLRLFPDFINKFNALFKKEEIIPVPEGQLLTTEHRIFALIRMGIHDNDRIAKLLGYSVNTIYSYKNRIKNKSFIPNDEFEDRIMEIESV, encoded by the coding sequence ATGAAATCAGTTTGCAGGTTATTCATCTTTTTGACAGGAATATGCACTTTAAGCCGGGCGTATGCTGTCTCTTCTGAAGATAGCCTGTTAAATCGCCTTGATGCGGTGCTTGCTCATAAAGAAGATTTCGTGAATAAAAAACTCAGCAGGATCAATGCGATAAAGCATGAATTAAACGGTGTTGCTGGTGCTGGCGGTAAATACCAGGTTTACCAAAAGCTTTTTGATGAATACAAGGCCTTCAGTTACGATTCGGCATATAGCTATTCGAAAAAGCTGATGGCGATTGCAACGCAATTAAATGACCCATTAAAAATTGCAAAAGCCAAGATGGACCTGGGCTTTACGTTTATTTCTTCGGGAATGTTTAAAGAAACACTGGAAACGCTTAACCAGATCGATGTGTCCCTGTTTCCTGATAGCAGCAAGATCCAGTATTATTTCCTGAAAGCGCGTAGTTATTTTGATCTTTCAGATTTCGACCGGAATAGTGATTATACCTCCATTTACAATCCGAAAGGCATCAGTTGCATAGATAGCGGCCTTAGAATCTGTAAACCGGGTGGATATGAATACCTGGAGCTTGAAGGTTTAAAGGAGCTTCGAACGCAAAAAAACGATGCCGGCCTGGGAACTTATGTATCATTGTTGAAATTACATCATCTAACGCCGCATGATTTTGCGGTTAACGCCTGTTGCCTTAGTTATATTTACGAGATAAAAGGGCAGCACGGTAAGTCGCTGGAATTGTTAATTGAGGCAGCTATTTCTGACATCCAGTCGGCCACCAAAGAGACCGTTGCTATTTATAACCTGGCGGACATACTGTTTAAAAACGGCGATATCGACCATTCCTACGTTTATATCAAGCAGGCGATGGATGATGCCACCTTTTACGGGGCACTGCAGCGGCAGGTAAAGATCAGCAGTATACTGCCCATCATCGAAGCCCAATGGATCAGCCAGATAGAGCATCAAAAAAAGTTGCTTTATACCTACTCTTTTATTATCACGCTGCTGGTAATATTTGTATTGGTATTTGCCTGGATCATTTTTAAACAATTAAAAAAACTGCGGGTAGCGGATGAACTGATCAAAGCCGCCAATATTACGCTGCAGGAAAACAACCGGGCACTGGAGGAACTGAACCGGAATTTGAGCACCGCCAACAAGATCAAAAACGAATATATCGGCTATTACTTCAACATCAACTCCATCTATATTGAAAAGCTGGAAAATTTTCAAAAATCTATCGATAAAAAGCTGAGCAGCAAACGCTACGACGACGCCCTTGCCACGGTTAAAAACCTTAATCTTGAAAATGAGCGGCTACAACTTTTCCATACCTTCGATAAGGTGTTTTTACGCTTATTCCCCGATTTTATCAATAAGTTTAATGCACTGTTCAAAAAGGAAGAGATCATTCCTGTGCCCGAAGGGCAGCTGCTCACCACAGAGCACCGGATCTTCGCGTTGATCAGGATGGGCATTCATGATAACGACCGCATTGCAAAATTGCTGGGGTACTCGGTAAACACAATTTATTCCTATAAAAACCGGATCAAGAACAAATCATTTATTCCGAATGACGAGTTTGAGGACAGGATAATGGAAATTGAGTCGGTTTAA